A genome region from Haloarcula ordinaria includes the following:
- a CDS encoding PKD domain-containing protein gives MRSTLGALGFCVLLVLVAGAAGVGIASGDGPDAQITEITISDREDVDGDGYASSFQVTVEADTDFPEVGGLGKGNPEMEVVLELDAGGTSTVRSAPVGRDRDGTFIFEITGDEVFAQGGGDTDPIAVDPTFSILTVRLLDADVLSSEPVTSLDYLFVDDPLKIEQPANDSRRDVTVTANVDGADVYIDGERQGETPWTGSFAVDHTRRYGERTVEVRADGYRTASERVALNRSTVRLTMERRTKPVIVVSEPDDASVYVDGQAVGQTPWVGEFWVDQARTIRIEKDGYFTKTFTNVSAPRSINASLVSVNTQLSSVSGTEFTFINNTNQNESSTTQNETQVIDVGGLDSSTTTTNSTTLAYPSLLDIIDTTSVLDTAIHANVTAVPDRPRSAETIAFDGLDSYSLFGSIDSYTWSFGDGTTASGQRVTHSYATPGTYEVALTVEDTDGFRDTVRTRLTVEDRSPRAVFGTSRGQVETGQQVTFNGSRSVDPEGQIASYEWDFGDGSVDTGSSATHSYTSAGTYGVTLTVTDGAGNTATVTRTLTVRTPNQPPTAAFDASDASPEAGTQVEFDASGSADADGQVQAYGWEFGDGTNATGQRVTHRFASSGTYTVKLSVRDDRGVVRTTASEVDVAASEGAQPSTSASSPTPATERAVETTAVEESSSDESDGGILAALGNLLRDIFNVFG, from the coding sequence CGCGTCGTCGTTCCAGGTGACGGTCGAGGCGGACACCGACTTCCCCGAGGTCGGGGGGCTGGGGAAGGGAAACCCCGAGATGGAGGTCGTCCTGGAGCTTGACGCCGGTGGGACGTCGACCGTGCGGAGCGCTCCAGTCGGGCGGGATCGGGACGGGACGTTCATCTTCGAGATAACGGGCGACGAGGTGTTCGCACAGGGCGGCGGCGATACCGACCCGATAGCGGTCGACCCGACGTTCTCGATCTTGACGGTCCGGCTGCTCGATGCGGACGTACTCTCGTCGGAGCCCGTCACGAGCCTTGACTACCTGTTCGTAGACGACCCGCTCAAAATCGAGCAGCCCGCGAACGACAGTCGGAGGGACGTGACGGTGACCGCAAACGTGGACGGCGCGGACGTGTACATCGACGGCGAACGCCAGGGGGAGACGCCGTGGACGGGGTCCTTCGCAGTCGACCACACGAGACGATACGGCGAGAGAACCGTCGAGGTCCGCGCCGACGGCTATAGGACGGCGAGCGAGCGGGTCGCACTGAATCGGTCGACGGTTCGGCTCACGATGGAGCGACGGACCAAGCCAGTCATCGTCGTCTCGGAGCCAGACGATGCTTCCGTCTACGTCGACGGGCAGGCCGTCGGACAGACGCCGTGGGTCGGTGAGTTCTGGGTCGACCAAGCCCGTACAATCCGTATCGAGAAAGACGGCTATTTCACCAAGACATTCACCAACGTTTCGGCACCACGGAGCATCAACGCCTCGCTCGTGTCGGTGAACACGCAACTTTCCAGTGTCAGCGGGACCGAGTTCACGTTCATTAACAACACTAATCAGAACGAGTCGAGCACGACACAGAATGAGACACAGGTCATCGACGTTGGTGGCTTGGACTCGTCGACAACCACGACCAATTCGACCACCCTAGCCTACCCGTCCCTCCTAGACATCATCGACACGACGTCGGTGCTCGATACGGCGATTCACGCCAACGTGACGGCCGTCCCTGACAGGCCACGCTCGGCAGAGACGATTGCGTTCGACGGGTTGGACTCGTACTCGCTGTTCGGGTCCATCGACAGCTACACTTGGTCGTTCGGGGACGGCACGACCGCCAGTGGGCAGCGAGTCACCCACAGCTACGCGACGCCGGGGACGTACGAGGTTGCACTCACGGTTGAGGACACGGACGGATTCCGTGATACGGTTCGTACACGGCTCACAGTCGAAGACAGAAGCCCGCGGGCGGTGTTCGGCACCTCTCGCGGCCAAGTCGAAACTGGACAGCAAGTGACGTTCAACGGGTCCAGGTCCGTCGACCCGGAGGGACAGATTGCGAGCTACGAGTGGGACTTCGGTGACGGCAGCGTCGACACCGGTTCGAGTGCCACGCACAGTTACACGTCCGCCGGGACGTACGGTGTCACGCTTACGGTCACCGATGGGGCCGGAAACACGGCGACGGTGACCAGAACACTCACCGTCCGTACGCCGAACCAGCCGCCTACGGCGGCGTTCGACGCTTCAGACGCGAGCCCGGAGGCCGGAACGCAAGTGGAGTTCGACGCCTCGGGATCGGCAGATGCCGACGGGCAGGTACAGGCGTACGGGTGGGAGTTCGGCGACGGGACCAACGCGACGGGCCAGCGCGTCACCCACCGGTTCGCGTCATCGGGCACGTACACGGTCAAACTCAGCGTCCGGGACGATCGAGGCGTCGTTCGGACGACCGCTTCGGAGGTGGACGTGGCCGCCTCAGAAGGCGCGCAGCCCTCGACTTCGGCGTCGAGTCCCACCCCAGCGACCGAACGCGCAGTCGAAACGACTGCTGTCGAGGAGTCGTCGTCCGATGAGTCAGACGGCGGGATACTTGCTGCGCTGGGTAATCTTCTCCGGGATATCTTCAACGTATTCGGATAG